One Populus nigra chromosome 16, ddPopNigr1.1, whole genome shotgun sequence genomic window, GATATGTTTTTACTTACTTTACATGGAAATATTTATTGAACCATAATACCATGCTAGCTAAAGTACAACCAAAATTGAGCAGAAAGAATCTGTATGGCAAGTAAAGccagaaaagaaaggaaaacccAACCTGCCATTAAGCATAACTTGGCATACCACTTGATTTGTGAGACTCCCAATTGCTGTTAACTTCATGTGATGACTGTTGGCTTGTCCCTTCCTGTGAAGTCTTTCAACTTTGATACAGACAATGCcagatctaaaacaaaccaaacaTATCAAGAATACATATGCAAGTAAAACCTAAGAAAttgcattttcttttaagaaaaatacaatGTGACTGACCTATTAGTGGTTTTAGGGCTACTTGGGCATCCATCTCATGTTTAGAGACATCTGGTTCATACTGTTCGATGTAGATTCTGACAGTTGCACCTGCTGATCCAGTTCCCTGCAGATGTGGATATTCCAGTTATAAGAAAAACAGGAGCCTATGTAGCTTCAAATTCTGGcaggaaaaaataatcaattgaaCATACAGATAAACGGAATATAATCCTTGATCCATCAGTGAAAACAAACCGGACACCTTGCTTTGATGCCACACTTCCATCCACCTATAAGATCGCATGAAGATAAGTTAAACATGGCAGTGATATTAAACTACAGATGCTTGGTGAAATTATACTAGTCAAATATGATAAACATGCAGTGTTTAACTTACAGGATCAGTGTACGTAAAGTCATCAGCAAACTGAAGGGTGTAATTTCCTGTAAAGCAGATTGTAAATACAGTGCTTAGACATTGTCAAATAGAAGAATGTGATTATGAAGAGGAGATCAGATGCGAACTTACCATACTTATCACCTGGTTTGCTTTTAGAGACTATATCTCTAAGATTCTGGATCATTTTGTTGGCACCTTCAGATTCACATTCCTGAAAAAGAATTTACACAAATTAAAGAATTGTACCCAGTACCCATCTCCACCGAGACAAAGGAAGTTTAGCCCATAGCTAAATCCAAAGCATCAACTATATTATcatctacaaaaaaaatttctgatGTTTACTTCATAGTCATATCTAGAAAAGAAATTTCTTCCAAAGGTTTCCCAATGCTCTTTCGCAACATCAGCAACAGATACTAACTTCTCCCCTGGTTTCTTGTCTTTGTTTCTGTAAGCAATAATTGAAAGCCAAGCTAAAACAGCCCTGCAATTGGATAGATTTGTTATTCTATATGGGATTTGGCTGCCTTTCATAACAGAAGTGAGATGTGTTAAACCAAGCCAAAAAATTCCTAAAAAGGGACTCTTAGAAACCAAACATCTGCATTGAAAATGTGAACATGATTCAGTGCAATAGAACTTTATGGAACAGATGCGACACTGAATCAGGTTCACCAAACATTCACAAAATACTTAGGTCATAAAATGGATCTGATGAGGTTTTGCAATAATCACAACAATAGACAGTAAATCCAAACAATATACTTGTGTTGGAAAATTTGAAACATGCAATGAGACAAATATTGTGTTTTGATTATGTCAATACCTATCAATTTAAAGCAAGACATTCCAACGACAAAGATAATGTTAAACAactattaaaattctaattcaGCTCTAAAGTTGTAAACCACTTGAATTAGATTGTAGTTCCATCAGCAAAACAGCCATTCCATTCCTTCCATCAGACCCTCTACTCTTTCACAAGGAATAAGCAAGGACAATTATATGGCAGGCCTTCTACCCCTACCAATTGGACCACTATATGGCTGTTTTTTGTTAGCACTAATAGGCAGGTAAGAGCCTTAATTCTAGTATATGTGGGAGGTTCATCGGATGCATCTCAGATAGTTACCATATGCCATCCTTCTCACGAATGTGATCAGAACCAGTTCCAAAACTTTCTTCACCACAAATTGACAGTTTTCCAGCATCCATAAGATTCCCAAAAAATTTCCAACCAGTAGGGACCTGAACACAAGAAAAAAGATTGTCAGAAGACAGGCATCTCTGTCAACCCAAACCCTATTCTACCTTCTATCTTTTCCCCCTTTAATGACACTAAGAGTTTTGTCCAAGATTTTCATAACCTCAAAAAATGGAAGATTCAATTTTTCAGCCACACGATCTAGAGCACCACTTGTCGGCATGGAACGAGCTAAACCCTGAAGATTGGAAGAAGACATTTATTTTTCGTTTCTCTAGACATCAAAAGGTTGAGGAAAACCTGCAGAATTTTCTACCTTCGGGCCACTCATAAAGTATGGAATGGCTTCCTGTGCATTGGCAGCAATGATAGCAACCGAATCTGAAGGAGTGACAAAAAACCCTCTACCTAGGATCATGTTTCTGTCCCCATCTCCTGATAATGGTAAGAGAAGCTAATTGTGAAAAAGAGATACTAATGACATCATGATTAATCATCACACGGAGCTAAAAGTAGAACCAAATGATTCAATAAGAAATACCAATTACTCATTCAACTGATACAAGCAATACGCCACATAGCGTTTTAGAAAGACATCTGGCAGCCTAAATTTTCATTTCACCTTTTTCAATCTAACTGCCCCTGCTCTTGTCAAACACTCTTATCAAAACTTCAAGGACTAAAACAAAGTTCATGCCCTGGAATTATAGATCATGGTATTCCTGTTCATTCTAAGGATTTAAAGTGCTTTAACATAAATCTTCTTTTGCTCTAGCATATAGCAGCAAAATAAGCAAACCAAATACTGGTTGGTCATATCAACCTAgcttattttaatcaaaatccaTCCTACAGTGAACTAAAGTGCAGATCAAACCTTGATTTAAATTCAACTATCCTTATCAAGGTTGGCCTCTCAGGTTTTATGTTTCCCAAGCTGCTATATAAGATGGTTTGCCACCCAAATCACTTCATTCAAGATTTGCACCAGCCCTTCCAAAACTTCACAAAATTTCTTCCTTCCTATTTGACTGGTTTTTATAGGGATACAGCAGTGAAAACTGctgaaacaacaacaaatttGAGACTCAAAACGATCTTGTTGTGTATGGTATCATCGTGTTAAGCAATGTAACTTGAGGGTTGATTTCAAATTGGCTCATCTATATCAGTGAAAAAGTGTGAAAACAACCAATGcatacaatatatataatcCAGATCTAAACGCATGTTGCAGGTTGATTAAATAGAGTAACTTCACTATTGGTAACAACATTTACTGACAAAGTGCTCCTGATACGTAAGCATAACAGACCAAGCTTAGAGTAATTCAGTTGGACTTACTAATTAAAAACACACTTGTGGCTCTGTAACTTGGTGTTTCTCCAAAATGATCCAAATTCAATTTCAGTTTATGCTATTAGCTATTCATCTTTGAATTAAAAACTTAGTTATATCTCCCATCAATGTTTGAGACTAAATTCAATTTATAGCTCTTGATAGTTCAAATACTCATTATTTACATGGTCAATACTTCTAGCCTGATAAAAGGGTAAAGTTTATTTGTCAGTAAAACCACTAAGCTCATCATTCCATATCTTGTCAATCAATAAAAACTATGGCCACAACCTAAAGTCCATTGCAATTGAAACTTTACTTAGTCCATGCCACAAAGTGGAACGCCAAACTTTCAATGCAAAATTCAGCTCAAAACCTAAAGGGAATTACTCAGTGCAGCCTAAACTGCCAATGAATCCATGCATAGATTCAAGGAATTAATAACACataaaacacttgaaaaatgAGGGGGGTTATGTTTCTTCAAAAGTCATGTGACATACCATCACTTGCAGCTCCAAAATCTGGTCCATTCTCACCATACATGATGTTGACCAAATCCTTGGCATATCTGTTTGAGTAAAAGATACAGTTGAATTGCTATCAAATAATTGCAATTCACTATATGGTCTAGAAGTTATTAGCCATCTTACGTAAGATTAGGATCTGGATGGCCGTGACCAAAATCCTCCAGAGGTACCCCATTTAAGATTGAATCCTACATGCCGAACTAACATCTGTTACAGAAATTATACTATAGttgaaaactattttcaaaatgTGTCATCCAGAAAATACCGGACTGGCCCCAAGCTTGTCCACAAAGATGGGTTTTGCATAAGCACCAGTAACAGCATGCATGGCATCGAatacaaacctgaaacacaaaacaattgGAAATGCTTCTGTACaggaaaaataaatgatgtAAAGTATATATGATTAAGATGGAAAACACAACATTCAAGCCATGAACTTTTCATattagaaggaaagaaaaacgaTATCTGTGAAAACAGCCGCACAGATAGTGGTCTAGGGAACAGGCTTTTACATAGATGACCGCAAACAGTTCAGGGGAATCTTTGTTGAGCCAAGTTGAGATAAGATATGGATTTCAATGCAGATTAATCCATCCATAAGTCAACACTTGGAGGAATATCAATAGCATAAGATAGCCAAAGGGAATAGAGAATCTTCTCCATTTATCATATGCATGAACAAACATGCTTGAAACTATTAATTTCACTTGGCAGAGAACCAATGTACCTGAAATCTGACCGTGAAAGGAGACTTTTGATGAGCTCAAGATCAAATACATTCTGCAAAATAATCCATACAATTACTGACACAACCCAAACGAATGGGCACCCAAATATGCACAATTTGTTTCTAACCTCCATTAGCTCCAAATAATCCGAAACTGGGTCTACTACTTCAACACTGAAGTTTCCATATTTTGTGACTCCGAGGCTAGAAAGGTCGACATCAGGAATGTCCGCAATCTTAATCTCAGATATCTGCACAGCATTTACAAAATTTCAGATTCATGCAGGAACTACCAAATTATAGGAAGTTAAATAATCAAGCAAGCAattctcccaaaaaaaaaatcaagcaagccATTCAAATAATTATGGACGTTAGATGATGTCAAGTGGCAACCCAAAATCTTTACTTATGGAGATTATAAGTATATTGCATTTTTTAGCAAACAAGAAAAGATGGTTATTAACCCACATAAGaagtgaataatagatgaataaGAAAAGTATGTAAAAATGCTTATAAAGTAACTAGCATACACCAGCCAACCTACTGCCATGCTTGTGCTTTCAGTTTTATGTAGCTTAACTGACCTAGAGAAGAAATCACAAAAACTTCACAAAGGTTGAGCATTGGTACAGGtttataactttaaaaattcgGATTTTTCACTCACTCGAAGAAAAAACCACTCACAAGTGGTAGTGCTCAGAATTGCCAATGTCAGTGTCTACTTtaggaagaaaataaatatttcatctaTAGCATTTACTCCACATAGAATCATATAGTACAGCAGAGAACATTCTTAACAATTGCATAAGAAACTAGTGTACAAGGGTACAAATATGCAAAGATTACAGTCTAACTCTTCAAAGAGGACATGAAAACTAGAAGAACATGATTACAGTCTAACTCTTCAAAGAGGACATGAAAACTAGAAGAACATGACCATACTGAAGAAAGAAGAATGACAGAACGAAAAGAATTGCaagtaaacaaacaaaaactttttttcataCATAAACAGCCAAATACTTACAGAAAGGGTGTTCCCATATATCTTGTCAGTGATGGATTCAGGTGCAGGTTGCCCACTGTTGTAATTAAACTGgtaaatgcaaagaaaaaataaaagaattcacATCAACTGGCTTACTTGAAGGTAACTCAACAGTGTCAGTTCATTCAACTACCCACTAATTtgtgatgggaaaaaaaatatcttttaaccAGGTACTAAATTGCTAACCAGAACATTTCAGGATGGTTTAAATCATCAACAGGTATGAtaaatgcaaaaagaaaaagaactgaCAACTGCCAGTAGTATGGTAGCAAACTGCAGTATGCATATCAGCCCATCATGCTTCATGTTTTTATACAGCTTATAAAAAGGGTAGGACTCGGGTTTAGAGTTGACTGTTGAG contains:
- the LOC133676277 gene encoding phosphoglucomutase, chloroplastic-like codes for the protein MASCCCLRLENVIFSSTFRKLGQTSANGSVLVSSPISSFSLLSSSSALFSPILKTSHSLSSSLSVKASSSTAIAEPEGIKINSVPTKPIEGQKTGTSGLRKKVKVFTEENYLANWIQALFNSLPPEDYKNGVLVLGGDGRYFNREASQTIIKIAAGNGVGKILVSKEGIMSTPAVSAVIRKRKANGGFIMSASHNPGGPEYDWGIKFNYNSGQPAPESITDKIYGNTLSISEIKIADIPDVDLSSLGVTKYGNFSVEVVDPVSDYLELMENVFDLELIKSLLSRSDFRFVFDAMHAVTGAYAKPIFVDKLGASPDSILNGVPLEDFGHGHPDPNLTYAKDLVNIMYGENGPDFGAASDGDGDRNMILGRGFFVTPSDSVAIIAANAQEAIPYFMSGPKGLARSMPTSGALDRVAEKLNLPFFEVPTGWKFFGNLMDAGKLSICGEESFGTGSDHIREKDGIWAVLAWLSIIAYRNKDKKPGEKLVSVADVAKEHWETFGRNFFSRYDYEECESEGANKMIQNLRDIVSKSKPGDKYGNYTLQFADDFTYTDPVDGSVASKQGVRFVFTDGSRIIFRLSGTGSAGATVRIYIEQYEPDVSKHEMDAQVALKPLIDLALSVSKLKDFTGRDKPTVIT